From the genome of Brienomyrus brachyistius isolate T26 chromosome 8, BBRACH_0.4, whole genome shotgun sequence, one region includes:
- the slc26a6l gene encoding solute carrier family 26 member 6, like produces MAAKRGSTNYHVDRDILDEASLEELAQKLHSSKKPCLTDRLKHSCRCSLPQLKRKVVGCLPVLYWLPRYSIWDYGMGDLIAGISVGIMQLPQGMAYALLASLPPVFGLYTCLYPVLIYFFFGTSRHISIGPFAVLSIMVGSVVEQLAPDHKFLIMNGTNLTNIVDEAARDSYRVKVAATTTVLGGIIQVVLGLVRFGFVGTYLSEPLVRGYTSAAACHAVVAQLKYIFGLSPRRFNGPLSLVYVLVDICSQLHQIHVPTLVVSSVSLATLFSAKELNSALAKKLPVPIPVELISIAVATLLSSYTFLNQNYAIGVVGAIPSGLIPPSTPQVSLFHEVIGDAFALALVGYAISVSLGKTFAIKNGYKVDTNQELVALGLSNITGGFFHCYSVGCSMSRSLVQLTTGGKTQIAGVVSALIVLIAILKLGPLFQELPKAVLSAIVLVNLKGMFKQFYDIITLWKTNKIDLLVWLVTWMFTLLFHLDMGLAASIMFALLTVIFRTQLPKYSVLGQIPGTEIYLDMEKYKEAQGIPGVTIFQSSATVYFANADLYLEALKEKSGINISKMITYKRRQEAKQRRREKRAERRAKREAKRQKAAMKAAESNKVVFSVEEEMVHWREDDGQDGLTREEQEQDFTMRENGTVFVIPELQREHGSWEYLKGGDPELGMLGSVSELDGDTTTLASSCDDTLSRDLEQISLGSLGKWTWDIHSIILDLSTANFIDTVAIKTMKNIFQDFGEIDVDVYMAGCQATVVEQLETGDFFCDSITKSHLFATVHDAVLYCLQKRGASAASSYDCILDTSCSTKM; encoded by the exons ATGGCTGCAAAACGGGGGAGCACTAATTACCATGTGGACAGAGACATACTGGATGAGGCAAGCCTGGAGGAACTCGCCCAGAAGCTGCACTCATCTAAGAAGCCCTGCCTAACGGACCGGCTCAAACACTCATGCAG GTGCTCGCTGCCTCAGCTGAAGCGCAAGGTGGTGGGTTGCCTGCCTGTGCTTTACTGGCTGCCACGCTATTCCATCTGGGACTATGGCATGGGTGACCTTATCGCCGGTATTAGTGTGGGAATCATGCAGCTGCCACAGG GCATGGCCTATGCACTTCTGGCTTCCTTGCCCCCTGTTTTTGGCCTCTATACCTGCTTGTACCCCGTACTGATATATTTCTTCTTTGGGACATCCCGCCATATCTCCATAG GACCGTTTGCAGTGCTCAGTATTATGGTGGGCAGTGTGGTGGAACAATTAGCCCCTGACCATAAATTTCTCATAATGAATGGCACCAACCTGACTAACATCGTGGACGAAGCAGCCCGGGACAGCTACCGGGTCAAGGTGGCTGCTACCACCACTGTCTTGGGAGGGATTATCCAG GTTGTCCTTGGTCTGGTCCGGTTTGGCTTTGTGGGCACTTATCTGTCCGAACCCCTCGTCCGAGGTTACACCTCAGCTGCTGCCTGTCACGCAGTGGTGGCACAGCTGAAATACATCTTTGGTTTGTCACCCAGGCGGTTCAACGGACCTCTGTCCCTGGTGTAT GTGCTGGTGGACATCTGCTCTCAGCTGCACCAGATTCATGTCCCCACACTCGTGGTCAGTTCAGTGTCCCTGGCGACCCTCTTCTCTGCCAAGGAACTCAATTCCGCCCTTGCCAAAAAGCTGCCTGTTCCGATTCCTGTGGAACTCATCTCT ATTGCCGTGGCGACCCTGCTGTCCAGCTATACCTTCCTGAACCAGAACTACGCAATTGGTGTAGTGGGGGCGATCCCCAGTGG GCTGATCCCTCCCAGCACACCGCAGGTCAGTCTCTTCCATGAGGTGATCGGAGATGCCTTTGCACTGGCCCTCGTGGGCTATGCCATTTCCGTCTCTCTGGGCAAGACTTTTGCCATCAAGAATGGGTACAAGGTGGACACCAACCAG GAACTGGTAGCTCTGGGTCTCAGCAACATAAcggggggctttttccactgctactccgtcGGCTGCTCCATGTCCCGCAGCCTCGTTCAGCTGACCACAGGGGGAAAGACACAG ATTGCTGGGGTAGTTTCTGCTTTGATAGTGCTGATTGCTATACTGAAGCTGGGGCCCCTGTTTCAAGAGCTGCCCAAG GCGGTTCTCTCGGCTATCGTGCTGGTCAACCTGAAGGGCATGTTCAAGCAGTTCTATGACATCATCACGCTGTGGAAGACCAACAAGATCGATCTG CTGGTATGGCTGGTCACCTGGATGTTCACCCTGCTGTTCCACCTGGACATGGGTCTTGCAGCTTCCATCATGTTTGCCCTGTTGACGGTCATCTTCAGGACCCAGCT TCCAAAGTACTCCGTCCTGGGTCAGATTCCTGGAACCGAGATCTACTTGGACATGGAAAAATACAAGGAG GCACAAGGGATTCCCGGTGTCACTATCTTCCAGTCGTCTGCCACAGTGTACTTTGCCAATGCTGACCTGTACTTGGAGGCCCTCAAAGAAAAG AGCGGGATCAATATCAGCAAAATGATCACGTACAAGAGGAGGCAGGAGGCGAAACAGAGACGAAGGGAAAAGAGAGCGGAGAGGCGGGCCAAGAGGGAGGCCAAGAGACAG AAAGCAGCCATGAAAGCTGCAGAAAGCAACAAAGTGGTGTTTTCTGTTGAAGAGGAGATGGTCCACTGGAGAGAGGATGACGGACAGGATGGTTTGACAAgggaggagcaggagcaggaCTTCACCATGCGGGAGAATGGCACCGTGTTCGTCATCCCCGAACTACAAAGAGAGCATGGCAGCTGGGAGTACCTGAAGGGCGGGGACCCGGAACTGGGAATGTTGGGATCTGTCTCTGAGCTGGATGGGGACACCACTACCTTGGCCTCCAGCTGTGATGACACTCTAAGCAGGGATCTTGAGCAGATATCTCTGGGATCACTAGGGAAGTGGACGTGGGACATCCATTCCATCATCCTGGACCTTTCCACTGCCAACTTCATTGACACGGTGGCCATTAAGACCATGAAAAAT ATATTCCAGGACTTTGGAGAGATTGATGTGGATGTGTACATGGCTGGTTGTCAGG CCACTGTGGTGGAGCAGCTGGAGACCGGGgatttcttctgtgattccatCACCAAGAGCCACCTCTTTGCCACGGTCCATGATGCTGTGCTGTACTGCCTTCAAAAACGTGGAGCATCTGCAGCATCCAGTTACGATTGCATCCTG GATACATCATGCAGTACCAAAATGTGA